DNA sequence from the Edaphobacter lichenicola genome:
ATTACAAGGGTGTCGATGGGACCGCGCACGTCAGCGATGGGAGTTGCGTGGGCGAGCACGACGCCGCGATTGGTCTGAAGAGTTCGTTCAAGGCCGGGGTTTGCAAGTTGAATCTCGTAATCGGGCGCATTGGAAAACACCTCGAACGGGCCAGTTACGTCGAGTATCTGAACGGGAGACGGTCCGATGATGACTACTTTCCGCATATGGCTAGTTTAGGGGAGCGGCCTACAATCACATCAGATTGCATTGAGTGAAGTGGCGACTTTTTATCAATCGAGAATCAGAACCTCTGAGACGGCCGACCTACATTTACTCGATTGAGTGAGCGAGATACGCCTTCTTAACGCACATCGCTGCAAACGTTCCCGAGAATGAGGTCGACGGCGGCGCAAGCCAATCGCTCGAGCTCGGTATCGTTTTCATGCTTGCCGACTCCTGCCAACAAACGGTATAAGACGTCTCCCGTCAATGAGTCGTGAAGGACCACCGCCATTCGTTCAATCGGGATCGGTGCCTTTCGCAGCTCGTCTAGACGACTTTCCAACAGAGATCGTATGATCGAAGCCGTTCTGGCGGGACCGTGCGTGTACCATGCCTCGCCTACTTCGGGGCAGTTCACGGCCTCGCCGATGGCGAGACGGTGAAGCTCTACGGACCGTTTTGCGGTGATGAGCTTCAGAATGTGAAAAGAGAGCTTTTTGAGACTCTCTTCAAGGTTCAATCCTGTGTAATCGATCTTGGTGAGCGGTTCGTTCGACTCGCGGCACAGGTTCTCAATACTGCTGATGAACAGCCCACACTTCCCGCCAAATTTGCTGTAGACCGTACTCTTCGAACCGCCAGCCAGCTCGACGATCTTGTCGATGGTAACGCCCTCATAGCCGCGCTTCAGAAACAAGTCAGCTGCGACTTTTTGGAGCCTGCCATTTCGAACCTCTCCTCGCGACCGCCTGTCAGGCATTCATCTCTCCCTTCTCCGGCCTGCATGCATCAAGGAAATATTTAATGGATCCACAGCTTGAATCCTCCTGTGTTGACAGCATTTTATGCGGCCTCCTCTTCAGGTCACCCTGGATTGCCGGCCTGAGGGTTGTCGTCGAGAGTTTCTCATTGTAATGTAATGTACAGTACAGATAATTCGCTATGCAATCGCGAATTACCTGGAGGGTACATGGGAAGCAAAAGACCGGCATTCACCATCACGGCGGACAGGACACCGTCGTTTTCGTCCTTGTAAGGAGAGGCATATGTGGGGTGGCGCGATTTCGGGGAACTCTCGGCCACCTGCTGCTGCCCCTGCTCTGGGTTGCTCTCTGCTCAACACTGCACGATCAACTATCGCAAAACTATCGATTTTGGGAGATGAAAACTATGAAACGTTCGCCCTTCGCAAAGTTCCACGCGTTAACTCTCGTTTTTACCCCGTTTCTTCCTTATGCGCTCCATGCGCAGCAGACGATCACCGGTCAGGCCGCCTTCGCGGACTACACGCAGCAGAAGCCGGGCGTCCGGCGAAAAATAACCGTGGCAGACCTGCCGGAGCCGAAACCGTCTGAATCTGTAGATAACGGTCCCACTCTTGTTCCAAGGCCTGAGGGTGCGTGGCCCCTTGCCCCGGCCGGATTTAAGGTCCAGCTCTATGCGGGCGGGGATGCAGCCACTCCTATGCAGCGCTCCGAAAACAAGAAAGAGACACACGCGCCTACCTCTGGAACCTTCGTGATGCCTCGCATCATCCACACTGCACCCAATGGAGATCTCTTTATAGCAGACTCGCAGGCTGGCTCCATATTTGTGCTGCGCGGCGTTACTGCTGCCGGGAAGGCAGGCACCATCAGCAGCTACGCCACTGGCCTTGATCATCCGTTTGGCATTGCGTTTTATCCTGCTGGCGCAAATCCTCAATGGGTCTACGTCGGAAACGCCACGACCGTCGTTAGATTCGCCTACAAGTCCGGGGATCTAAAAGCTGCCGGCGCGCCCGAGACAATCGTGCCCGATCTCCCCGGCTATGCCCAACTTCGTGGCGGAGGCCATTGGACGCGGGATGTTGTCTTCTCTGCCGACGGCAAGCATATGCTGGTGTCAGTTGGAAGTGGATCGAATGCCGACGATCCTGACACCCATCCCAGTGAGTTCCATCGTGCGGACGTGCTGGAGTACACCCCGGAGGGTAAGTTCATCGAGGTATACGCTTACGGTATTCGTAACTGTGTCGGCGAGGCTATCAACTCGGTTACGGGTCAACTGTGGTGTTCAACCAACGAGCGCGACGCCCTGGGGAACAATCTCGTTCCTGATTATGTGACGTCAGTTAAAGAAGGCGGCTTCTATGGTTGGCCCTGGTTCTATATGGGGGGCCATCAGGACCCACGACTTATGGGCACTCATCCTGAACTCAAATCCAAGGTCATTACCCCCGATGTCCTGGTTCAACCCCACATGGCTTCGCTCGGAATGACCTTTTACCCTACTAGCAAATCCACCTTCCCATCCCAATATGACGGCGACGGATTCGCAGCGCAACATGGGTCCTGGAACCGTGCGAATCGCGGAGGCTACGAGGTTATCCGTATTCCAATGAAGAACGGCAAAGCTACCGGCGAGTACGAAGATTTTCTTACTGGATTTGTCACCCCGGATGGACAGGTCTGGGGCCGACCGGTAGGAGTAGACGTAGGTCACGATGGCGCTCTCTACGTTACGGACGACGGCTCTCGCAGCATCTGGCGCGTAACCTACAGTGGAAAATAGCGAGATTTTCAGTGGATGAAACATCTCTAACGAAGTCGGCTGTGTCCACTATCTCTTGTCCCTGTTTCTCGTCGTGCGCAGGCACGCGGAGGCGATCTTCTGACCTTGTAGGACACCTTTTCGAACTGAACAAACTTCGTCAGCATGACAACCCCTTCAGGCGGAACATGCACTCTCATACAACAAAGGCGGTCCTCTGCCTTCATGGGCCGAGTCTTTTTCCACTCCGTTCGCATCCAGATATTGATGTTATGACCAACCAGGGATATTCGACATTGTTGACTCGCCGGCGCTTCGCGCAGCTTACAGGCATGGCTGCGGGCTCGGCTCTTTTGGGCGCAGCGTCCGGAGTGGCGGCCCCTCCGGACGTCGCGCTGGAGATCGCTCCGTACACGCTCGAAGCCTCCCCTAAACACCACATTCGCACAGTCGCCTACAACGGCCAGGTCCCCGGTCCGCTT
Encoded proteins:
- a CDS encoding TetR/AcrR family transcriptional regulator, with the translated sequence MPDRRSRGEVRNGRLQKVAADLFLKRGYEGVTIDKIVELAGGSKSTVYSKFGGKCGLFISSIENLCRESNEPLTKIDYTGLNLEESLKKLSFHILKLITAKRSVELHRLAIGEAVNCPEVGEAWYTHGPARTASIIRSLLESRLDELRKAPIPIERMAVVLHDSLTGDVLYRLLAGVGKHENDTELERLACAAVDLILGNVCSDVR
- a CDS encoding PQQ-dependent sugar dehydrogenase, producing the protein MKRSPFAKFHALTLVFTPFLPYALHAQQTITGQAAFADYTQQKPGVRRKITVADLPEPKPSESVDNGPTLVPRPEGAWPLAPAGFKVQLYAGGDAATPMQRSENKKETHAPTSGTFVMPRIIHTAPNGDLFIADSQAGSIFVLRGVTAAGKAGTISSYATGLDHPFGIAFYPAGANPQWVYVGNATTVVRFAYKSGDLKAAGAPETIVPDLPGYAQLRGGGHWTRDVVFSADGKHMLVSVGSGSNADDPDTHPSEFHRADVLEYTPEGKFIEVYAYGIRNCVGEAINSVTGQLWCSTNERDALGNNLVPDYVTSVKEGGFYGWPWFYMGGHQDPRLMGTHPELKSKVITPDVLVQPHMASLGMTFYPTSKSTFPSQYDGDGFAAQHGSWNRANRGGYEVIRIPMKNGKATGEYEDFLTGFVTPDGQVWGRPVGVDVGHDGALYVTDDGSRSIWRVTYSGK